The Nocardia bhagyanarayanae region CGGTCACTCGGGTTGCCTGGTGCGCCGGACATTCCGCACCTGTCGCCGGCTTTGATCGAGAAGTACGTGAGTGATCTTCGGCAGCACCGGTTGCTCTAGTTGGGGCTGCTTCAGGTCTGTCTCCGTCGGGTTGTTCCGGTTTCGGTGCGGATCTTCGTGGGTGCGTTGGTGAACGTTGTTCCGCGGGTCCACCCTTTCAATTAGGCGGACCTACCCAGGTATGCCTCGAACGGTGCTGGGCACGTCGTGTGCCGTACCCGGCTTACCTCCCGCAGTTGGTGAGCGTGGGCTCGGCTCCGGCGTGGTCATCTGGCTCTGGTTGCGTCTAGAGAGGGCAGCCAGAGGAGTTGGCGGGGTGAGCTGCGGTGTGTGGGGTCGGCGTACGTAGCGCGTGCACTCTTCGCACAGGCGCGGCGTCGGCGGGGGCTGCCCTATGTGGCGGTAGCGCGTACAGGGCGGGCGGTGGCGGGCCCGGATCCGGCGGTGGCTCGCCCGGGGCGGGCGCTGGGGAGCCGGGGAAAATCGATGGTAGTCAAATGGTTGCTATTTGATCTTCGAAAGCCACCATTTGACTACCGTCGAAACCATTTCACTATCGACGGTAGTCAAATGGTGGTTGGGCCCTTGACAGGCTGAGAGCTCTTTCCCGTTTGCACACTCTCTAGACGCAACCAGAACCGGTCGACCACGCCGGAAGCCGAACCCCGCGCACCCAACTGCGGGAGGTAAGCCGGGTACGGCAGGCGACGCGCCCAGCACTGCTCAGAGGAAAACCTGGGTAGGCAAACATTCTGGGCACCTGCAACATTGGGATGAAACCCTAGTAGGCAAACCCTCTTGGGCACCCACAACATCGGGAACCGTCACCCCACGCAACCCTCGCCCGAAACCTGACCCGCGACCTACCGGCGCCAAGCCAAGCCCCAGTACCTGAACACACCGGGAACCGACACCCAACTACCGTGAACCGACAGCTGGCCGCAAGCCGCGCCCGACAACCTGAAACACTCAGGCAGTAGCCCGCGTAACCCCCTGCGCGAACTGGCTTTCCACCGGTTCCAGCCCATAGTGCCCGCGCAACGTGGTGGCCGTGTACTCGGTGCGGAACAGCCCGCGCTCCTGGAGGATCGGCACCACGCGGTCGACGAAGTCGGTGAGGCCGCCGGGCAGGTACGGGGGCATGATGTTGAAGCCGTCGGCGGCATCGTTCTCGAACCAGGTCTGCAGTTCGTCGGCGATCTGCTCCGGGGTTCCGGCGAAGGTGCGGTGCCCGCGCCCGCCGCCGAGCTTGCCGATGAGCTGGCGCACCGTCAGCTGCTCGTGCTCGGCGAGTTCCTTGACGAGCGTGAATCGGCTCTTGCCGCCTTCGATCTCGCTCTCCTCGGGCAGCGGGGGCAGCGGCGCGTCCAGCGCGTGCGCGGTGAGGTCGACGCCGAGCAGTCCGGACAGCTGGCGCAGCGCGTAGTCGGGCGAGATGAGGTCGGTGAACTCCTGCTCGAGCGCCCGCGCCTCCTCGGCGGTGTCGGCGATGAACGGCACCAGGCCGGGCAACACCTTCAGCTCGTCGGCCGAGCGCCCGTACTTGGGCAGCCGCGACTTCAGGTCACGGTAGAACCGCTGCCCCTCCTCGAGCGTGCGCTGCGCGGTGAACACCGCCTCGGCGTGCCGCGCGGCGAAATCCTTGCCGCTCTCCGAGGAACCGGCCTGCACCAGTAGCGGACGCCCCTGCGGGCTGCGCGGCGAATTGAGCGGGCCGCGGACGCGGAATCGCTCGCCCGCGTAGTCGATGGTGTGCACCCGGTCCGGATCGGCGAACACACCGGTCTGCTCGTCCAGCACGATCGCGTCCGACTCCCAGCTGTCCCACAGCTGGATGGCGACGTCGACGAACTCCTGCGCGCGTTCGTAGCGGCGCGCGTGCTCCGGGATGGCGTCGTAGCCGAAGTTGAACGCCTCCTGCTCGTTGCCGGAGGTGACGATGTTCCAGCCCGCGCGGCCGCCGCTGAGGTGATCCAGCGAGGCGAAGATCCGTGCCAGGTTGAACGGCTCGTTGTAGGTGGTCGACGCGGTCGCGATCAGCCCGATCCGCTCGGTCGCCGTCGCGATCGCCGAGAGCAGCGTCACCGGCTCGAAGACGGCCAGCGTGTTGCGCTTGATCTGCGGGCCGACCGCGAGCCCGTCGGCGAAGAAGACCGAATCGAGCTTGCCGCGCTCGGCGATTCGCCCGAGTTCCTGGAAGTGCGCGACGTCGAGCACGCGGCGCGCCTCGGTGCGCGGGTGTCGCCAGGCGGCCTCGTGGTGGCCGACACCCATCAGAAAGGCATTGAGGTGAAAAGTTCTACGGGACATCAGTTTCTGCGTTCTTTCAGGAGAGTCAGGAGTGGTTGCGCCAGCGGGAGAAGCGGCGTTCGAGGGCGACGAGGATCCCGTTGAAGGCCAGGCCGACGATCGAAATGGCGAGGATGCCCGCGTACATGTTCGGAATCTGGAAGTTCTGCTGCGCGGCGGTGATCAGATAGCCGAGACCAGCTCGCGCGCCGACCATTTCGGCGGCGATGAGCACCAGGATGGACGACGCCGCCGCCATCCGGACACCGGTGAAGATCGACGGGACCGCGGCAGGCAGCACCACCTTCTGGAACAGCCGCAGCGGTCCGAAGCCGAGGGAGACCGCCGATTTGATCAACAGCGGATCCACCGTGCGCACGCCGGTTATGGTGTTCAGCAAGATCGGGAAGAAGCTCGCGTAGAGCACCAGCGCGACCTTCGAGGTCTCCCCGATGCCGAGGATCAAGACGAACACCGGAAGCAGCGCCAGCGCCGCGGTGTTGCGGAACAGTTCCAGGATCGGGTTCAGAAAATCGGCCACCGGCTTGTACCAGGCGATGCCGATGCCGACCGGGATGGCGATCAGCAGCGCGAGGGTGAAACCGCTGAGCGAGCGGGTCAGGCTGGTGGAGACGTGCTCCCACATCTCGCCGCTCGCCACCAGCTCGGCGAACGCCTGCACCACCACCGAGAAGCGCGGCAGGAACACCTCGTCGACCAAGCCGAGCCGCGGCGCGGTCTCCCACAGCGCCAGGAACAGCGCGATGACCACCGTAGGTTTCGCCACCCGCCAGGTGAGCCGAAGCGCCGCGGCGAGCAGCCGGGATGCCTGCCCCTTGGCCGCAGGCACCCGGGTGGCCGCCTTGAATTTCGCTGGCGCGGTGGATTTTTCCAGCACCTGCACTGCGCTAGACATGGGCGTGCCTCCTGTCGTTGCCCGCGGAGCCGAGCTCCGCGCGTTCGAGTCCCTGCGCGCGACTCACCTCGGTCTGCAACTGTTCCCAGATCGCGTGCCGGTATTCGCGGAAACGCTCGCCGGAACGGATGTCCGCGCCGGACGCGCGGTCGATATCGATCTCGAGAATCGACTTGACTCGCCCCGGCCGCGAGGTCAGCACCGCGACTCGCTGGCCGAGGTAGACCGCCTCGTCGATGCCGTGCGTGATGAACAGGATGGTCTTGCCGGTCGCCTTCCAGATGCGTAGCAGCTCGTCCTGCAACGACTCTCGGGTCTGGGCGTCCAGCGCGGCGAACGGCTCGTCCATCAGCAGCACCTCGGGGTCGAAGGCGAGGCTGCGGGCGATGGCGACGCGCTGTTTCATGCCGCCGGACAACTCGTGCGGATAGCGGTCGCCGAAGCCCGCCAACCCGACCAATTCCAGGTAGTGATCGGCCAACTCCCGGCGCTGCGGCTTGCGCAGGCCCTTGGCCTCCAGCCCGAACTCGATGTTCGCCCGCGCGGTGCGCCAGGGCAGCAGCGCGTACTGCTGGAACACGATGCCGCGATCCAAACCGGGTTTGGTGATCGGCTTGCCATCCAGCAGAAGCCGGCCCTCGGTCGGTTTGCTCAGCCCGCCGAGCAGATCCAGCAGCGTCGACTTGCCCGAGCCGCTCGGACCGACCAGGACGAGAAACTCGCCTTCGTGCAGATCGAGCGAGATGTCCTCGATCGCGGTGAACTGTTCCTGCGAGCCGCGGACCGCGAACTGCTTGCGCACTCCTTCGAGGCGCAATTTCACTGCGGTGCTTGTCATTTCGCCGCCACCACCTCTCCGGTCGGGCCGGTGGTCGGTCCGTATGTACCGTTGGCGTAGGGGTTGTCCTTGTTGGTGAACAGATCCTTCGCCGAGAGCTTGCCCTCGGGCAGGTCGCCGTTGCGGACCAGCCAGTCGATCCAGATCTGCAGTTCCTTCTCCGCGATCACCGCACCGGGCACCGGAATGCCCGGACTGCGCCAGTACTTCAGCAACTGGGTGTTCTCGTTGCGACCGCGCTTGTTGATGATGGACTCGAAGCGGGCGAGCACCTCGTCGCGCGGCGTCACCTGGAGCCAGCGGGTGGCGCGTGCCGTGCCCTGGACGAAATCGCGCACCGCTGCCGGATGCTGCTGGATGTAGTCGTTGCGGAAGACGTAGGTGCCGTAGTCGAACTCGCCGAAGATCGCCTTGTCGGTGAACAGCGGGTGGATGCCGCCGCGTTCGACCGCGGTCTCGCGGAACACCCCGCCGAGCGCGGCCACATCGATCTGCCGGTTGCGCAGCGCCTCCTCGGTGTTCACCGGCGGCACGACCACGAGCTCGACCTGCTTGATCTCCTGCTCGCTCAGGCCCTGCCGGTGCAGCCACTCACGGGTGACGAACTCGTGGTGCGCGCCGAGGGTGTTGATCCCGACCTTCTTGCCGATCAGGTCCCTCGGGGAGGCGATTCCGGAATCGTCGCGGACGAAGTAGCCTGTGTACGAGAACTCGTCGGCGCCATAGGAACTCAGCACGGAGGTGACCTGGGCGCCGCCGGACACCAGCTTCACGACGGCGCCGTTGAACGCGCTGCCGAATTCGATCTGTTTGGTGGCCGCGGCCTGGATATTGGCGGGCCCGCTGGTGGTGTCGCCTTCCCAGCGCAGCTCGATCTCCGAGAAGTAGCCGAGATCGGCGGCCAATTCGAAGGCCGTGACCTGGCCGGTCTGCCCCTGGTAGCGGAGGACGGTCTTGCCGTCGGCGGTGGTGGCGGGTTCGGAGGAGCCGCACCCGGCCAGGACCGCCACGGCGGTCGGGATCGCGAAGGCAGCGGCGAGCGCGCGGATCACCCGCGGTCGTCGATTCAGGGACAACATCTTTCGGTTCTTTCGCTGAATGCGCCCACCGCCCGGAAACGGGCATGCCGATACGGCAGGTGAGCGGGGGGAGGGGCTACCTGATCGAGGTTGGTGTCGCGGCATGGCGCCACCGCTCAGCGGCGACAGACTCCATGCGGGACGCGCATCAAATCCACCGTGCGACGGCGGATCAACGGCAGACCTGCCTCACCCATGCGGACCTCCCGTGCGTGGCGGCGAATCGAACGTGCAAGCACTATCGCCGGGCGGGCTCGTCGCGACAATGGTTCCGCGCAGGGCGCGTAATACTGTGGGCGTACCTCCGCATTCGCTCCGGCCATGCGCGGCTATGGACGGACTGCGTCCGGCAGCGCCGTCTGGGCGTACCTCATAAGTGGTACCGCACGACGGGACTCCACAGCACGAAGCTGTCGATCCCCGCTGCGGCTGTCGCGTCGATCTGGGCCTGCACCTCGGCGTGGCCGTAGGTGACACCGAGGCTGAAGTCCTGCAACCACGGCACCACCTTCGCGCCGGTGCCCTCGGTGACCCTCCGGAAGTCCTGCAGCGAGCGCAGCACGATGTCGTAGGGCTGTGCGTTCGGGTTCGCGACGCCGTACTCGCCGGAGTTCCAGTGCGAGGGGTAGACCATCGGCGCCACGTAGTCCAGGTGCGCGGCCATCATCGGGATGTCCTGTGCGATCTGGTCGGGACGGGTGACGGCGATGCCGAACACCGCCGCGCTCAGGAAGGCTCCCGCGTCGTGCACCGGGTTCTGGCTCTCGCGCAGGAATTCCGCGATCGAGACGATCGGGTCCACCGTCGCGCCGGGGAACGCCATGCTCGACAGGCTGCCGTCCGGACGGCGGATGTAGTCGTACATGATCTCGTCGAAGCCGAGCGCGGCCGCTTCGACGGCGAGGTCGATGTTGTACTTGCGCACTTCCGGGTGCGCGAAGTTGGTGAAAGCGATCGCGCCGTAGTGGCTGGAATACGGCTGGCCGCCGGGGTTCTGCACGACCCAGTCGGTGCGTCCCGCGTGCCAGGCCCATTCGGCCAGCGTCGGGTCGCGGAACGCCACGATCCGGCCGATCACCCGCAGACCCATGTCGTGCAGCTGGGTCAGCGCGGCGCGCGCGTCGTATATCGCGGTGGCAGCGCCGGATTCGCGCGCCAGCGGCATCTGGGAGTCGTAGCCGACGACGCCGTCCTCGTCCTTGATGTCGAGCTGGACGGTGTCGATGCGGCCGGAGCGGGCCAGGTCGAGCACACCCTCGCGCAGCCCTTCGTGCGACCACGCGTGCGCGGTGACGTGCACCGCCCTGATCTTGGGCAGCTCGACGGTCGTCGTGAGGGGCGTCCGGCTCGCGTTGCCTGCCGCGTCGACCGCGACGAGCTCGACGCCCTTCGGCGCGCGCGGCAGGGTGATCTCGAAGCCGCCGTCCTCGGCGACCTGCACCGACACGGATCCGACCGAGACCAGCCGCGCGCCGATCGCCTTGCCGCGCAGCGTGACCGGCTCACGGTAGGAGCGCACCGGCGGGAGCGGGTCCAGCTGGACCGTCGGCGGTGTCGTATCCACCGTGACGGGCACGGTGGCGCGGGGATCGGAGCGCAGGAAGCCGAGTGGGCCGTCCGAGGGGATCTCGGCGGTGAATTCGTACGTGCCGTCGGGCAGTACACCCGGTCGGTAGACGACGTCGTCGCCCTCGACCACACCCGCCACCGGCGAGCCGTCCAGTTCCAGACGGACGGCGTTCGGGTCGTGGCCCGCCGCGTCGACGCGCAACGCCAGCTCCGGCGCGGCGGCGGCGCCGACCACACCGGCGGGCAGCCCCGTGACCGCGAGCCGCTCTCCCTCGGGCCGAAAAGCCGTGACCAGGACCGCGACGGCGAGAATCGACCCGACAACGGCCACCGC contains the following coding sequences:
- a CDS encoding ABC transporter permease, translated to MSSAVQVLEKSTAPAKFKAATRVPAAKGQASRLLAAALRLTWRVAKPTVVIALFLALWETAPRLGLVDEVFLPRFSVVVQAFAELVASGEMWEHVSTSLTRSLSGFTLALLIAIPVGIGIAWYKPVADFLNPILELFRNTAALALLPVFVLILGIGETSKVALVLYASFFPILLNTITGVRTVDPLLIKSAVSLGFGPLRLFQKVVLPAAVPSIFTGVRMAAASSILVLIAAEMVGARAGLGYLITAAQQNFQIPNMYAGILAISIVGLAFNGILVALERRFSRWRNHS
- a CDS encoding ABC transporter substrate-binding protein; protein product: MLSLNRRPRVIRALAAAFAIPTAVAVLAGCGSSEPATTADGKTVLRYQGQTGQVTAFELAADLGYFSEIELRWEGDTTSGPANIQAAATKQIEFGSAFNGAVVKLVSGGAQVTSVLSSYGADEFSYTGYFVRDDSGIASPRDLIGKKVGINTLGAHHEFVTREWLHRQGLSEQEIKQVELVVVPPVNTEEALRNRQIDVAALGGVFRETAVERGGIHPLFTDKAIFGEFDYGTYVFRNDYIQQHPAAVRDFVQGTARATRWLQVTPRDEVLARFESIINKRGRNENTQLLKYWRSPGIPVPGAVIAEKELQIWIDWLVRNGDLPEGKLSAKDLFTNKDNPYANGTYGPTTGPTGEVVAAK
- a CDS encoding LLM class flavin-dependent oxidoreductase; the encoded protein is MSRRTFHLNAFLMGVGHHEAAWRHPRTEARRVLDVAHFQELGRIAERGKLDSVFFADGLAVGPQIKRNTLAVFEPVTLLSAIATATERIGLIATASTTYNEPFNLARIFASLDHLSGGRAGWNIVTSGNEQEAFNFGYDAIPEHARRYERAQEFVDVAIQLWDSWESDAIVLDEQTGVFADPDRVHTIDYAGERFRVRGPLNSPRSPQGRPLLVQAGSSESGKDFAARHAEAVFTAQRTLEEGQRFYRDLKSRLPKYGRSADELKVLPGLVPFIADTAEEARALEQEFTDLISPDYALRQLSGLLGVDLTAHALDAPLPPLPEESEIEGGKSRFTLVKELAEHEQLTVRQLIGKLGGGRGHRTFAGTPEQIADELQTWFENDAADGFNIMPPYLPGGLTDFVDRVVPILQERGLFRTEYTATTLRGHYGLEPVESQFAQGVTRATA
- a CDS encoding putative glycoside hydrolase, coding for MLKRVPESRARRLAAIAVAVVGSILAVAVLVTAFRPEGERLAVTGLPAGVVGAAAAPELALRVDAAGHDPNAVRLELDGSPVAGVVEGDDVVYRPGVLPDGTYEFTAEIPSDGPLGFLRSDPRATVPVTVDTTPPTVQLDPLPPVRSYREPVTLRGKAIGARLVSVGSVSVQVAEDGGFEITLPRAPKGVELVAVDAAGNASRTPLTTTVELPKIRAVHVTAHAWSHEGLREGVLDLARSGRIDTVQLDIKDEDGVVGYDSQMPLARESGAATAIYDARAALTQLHDMGLRVIGRIVAFRDPTLAEWAWHAGRTDWVVQNPGGQPYSSHYGAIAFTNFAHPEVRKYNIDLAVEAAALGFDEIMYDYIRRPDGSLSSMAFPGATVDPIVSIAEFLRESQNPVHDAGAFLSAAVFGIAVTRPDQIAQDIPMMAAHLDYVAPMVYPSHWNSGEYGVANPNAQPYDIVLRSLQDFRRVTEGTGAKVVPWLQDFSLGVTYGHAEVQAQIDATAAAGIDSFVLWSPVVRYHL
- a CDS encoding ABC transporter ATP-binding protein, with the protein product MTSTAVKLRLEGVRKQFAVRGSQEQFTAIEDISLDLHEGEFLVLVGPSGSGKSTLLDLLGGLSKPTEGRLLLDGKPITKPGLDRGIVFQQYALLPWRTARANIEFGLEAKGLRKPQRRELADHYLELVGLAGFGDRYPHELSGGMKQRVAIARSLAFDPEVLLMDEPFAALDAQTRESLQDELLRIWKATGKTILFITHGIDEAVYLGQRVAVLTSRPGRVKSILEIDIDRASGADIRSGERFREYRHAIWEQLQTEVSRAQGLERAELGSAGNDRRHAHV